The sequence below is a genomic window from Xylocopa sonorina isolate GNS202 chromosome 15, iyXylSono1_principal, whole genome shotgun sequence.
CCTCTCTCATTGCCTGATATGATACACGCTGTTTCCTATACACGGTTACCGTAAATGATCTAATTGCTTTTAACACCTACCCCACCGCCGGCAGTATTAATCCGCGAATTATTTCGAGCTCCCGAAATTACAAAGGAGAGGAGGCCCTGTTTCGAGCTGCTcgctcgatcgatcgaccgCGAGTCGTTCGTTTATTTTGTCTCGCGACAAGTTTAATTAGCAGGCCCTCCGATGCGAGCAGACTGTGTCTATTTCAACACGATTTCCTCTTCCGTGCGATGTTACAGATCACGTGGATGAAGCGCAGAAACAGGCTATTGTTAACCGTCGGCAAGACCACCCACTCGGTGGACAAACGGTTCGTCGTGATGCATTCGAGCACCGATTGGTCACTTCTGATACGAGCGGTCACTCTTGAGGACGCTGGTATATACGAGTGCCAGGTATACTTTCATCGATGTATCCGTCCATATGTTCGATAAACGACGCGCCCCTTCGTCGTCGCGGTGCTTCATCCTCTTCTGACATGGCAGCCTGCATACCATATGAAACGGTGCCCGTATTTGAAATTTACGACGAGACTTTTATGAAACGTATCTCGCCGCGTGCGTAAAAGTAGGCAACGAAACGAGGGAATACTCTGGAGCATAAAATTCCCGTTACACGTATATATCCGCGCTATAACCACTTAATTACATTATCGAAACCTATTCGAGGTTTTCTTATGGACCGTACGTCTGAAACGTCGCACCTGAAAGATCACTTTGCAGAATAGCTCTCATCTAAACTGATTAAAGGCCGTTTCTTCCAAGAGCGTCGAGTGCCATTTATCACGTGCCAAGTGTTAATCAGCCTGTAAACTGTCACAAGAGTGGTGAAGCATAACGCACGAATTTTCtttcaatatattattataaaacCCGTGTGCGATGCTTGAGAAATCTTTTTCTGCGACCGACTCGTTCGGACGAGAAACGCCACGATATCGTCGTCGTGCTAAGCGTTAATCAGCCTGTAAACTGTCACAAGAGTGGTGAAGCGTAACGTACGAATTTTCTTTCAATATACGACACAATATACGTGCGATGCTTGAGAAATCTTTTTCCGCGACTGACTCGTTCGGACGGGTAACGGAAACGCCACGATATCTCGTCGTCGAGGCATAAATTTTCCGTGTCGCTGGTAGGCGACGCTGGTCGCCGGCTCGAAGCAACTAGTCCCGTTGAAATTCCAGGTTACGTCGCATCCGGTGCAGCGGAACTTTGTTCACTTGAAGATCACGGAGGCGTACTCGATCATACCAGGGGCGCCTGATTTGCATGTGAAGCAGGGCTCGAGCCTCCGGCTGGAGTGTCAATTAATGGCCGCGGCGGAGTCGCCCCTGTACGTCTTCTGGTATCGTCAGGGGCACATGATCAATTACGACGAGGAGCCGGGCGTGAAAGTCGAGCTGACCAACAGCGGATCGATCTTGATGGTCAACAAAACGAAGCCGTCGCACGGCGGCAATTATACGTGCGCGCCAAGCAACGCGAAGCCAGCGTACGTGATGGTTCACGTGATCGAAGGTGAGTGGGGAATCGGTTTGCCACGGGGGTTGGCTTCAAACGGTGAACGATCGCGCGTAGTAGCTGAGGTCCTCCGCTCGCGATGGACGAGGGGTCCGTATTTCAGCCACTGAATTCCAATTTACGCGTCCCAATGCCGGAACAAGAGAGAACGAAACGTTCCGTCCCGCCAGCTACCGTCGATATTTCAAAAGTTCAATAGAAATCCGCGCGGGAGCGTGGTTTCACGCGGTTCGAAGCGTCTTCTAGCCTCGCGTCGTCGAGAATGCTGTCCCAGGGTTGTCGCGCGCGTGATCAGACTACCGAGACGAACTTTCGAGCAAGAGGGACGAATAACCGAGTTTCGCGTTCTTCTCGAGTCTTAGCTGCGCTCTTTAGCTGGAGTTCGTTTAAAATGTCCTGGTCGCCCTCGAGGCTACTTCATCGCACCCTCGTCAGAGCCACGCTGCCAACGCTCTTGCTGACGACTCTCTCGGTTCCTTATTTCGATCAGTATTCGAATCAGAGTTTCTAATCTTGTTTCAGAGGAGGAGAAACCAGCTGCGATGCACGGAGGTGACAGAAGGAACGTTAGCCCCGCGATTCCCGCGAGCAACTTCCTCGTGGCCCTTCTGACGGCCATCAGCTGGAGGATACCAAGCTTCACCAGCCTTTATCCAACGTGAATCGTCGCGATCGAAGATCTGGGAACGGCCAACGCTCGCTGTACCCTCGCCACCGAAAATCGGTACACCTTCTTCCGCAGGGACGAGTCCAACGATCGAGCCTGATCAATCGCGATTCGTCACCTGAAACTCTAACTCTCTGAGATCGACCCCCACGAGGACGATGTATATATCTTTCCATCAACTGCATCGAGGTCCGCGTGTCCTCGAGTGTATGTTCGTTCGCGCGTGGAATTTCGCCGCGGATTCACCCTTTAACTGTCACCCGTCTGCCGCGACGGAGAAACCAGGGACTCGCGCGACCCACGTCGAGGAAcgatcgcgatcgatcgcgcCAGAGCAGGACTTCAACCGCCGTTTGTCTTTCCTACCCTGTCTCGAAAGTCTAATCTTGAAATGTCGCTGTCCCTTCTGGAATCGATCGTAACAGATTCTCCTTGGCAAATCATAAGAAACGACGCGTTGATCGCGAGGTTCGATCAG
It includes:
- the LOC143430874 gene encoding opioid-binding protein/cell adhesion molecule; its protein translation is MRAFLILASVFLEIHLHLIGSQAEQQRSQGDENEVVKASEEKGDDVIEGPIREVLAQSGSAANLPCKITDPGAGTITWMKRRNRLLLTVGKTTHSVDKRFVVMHSSTDWSLLIRAVTLEDAGIYECQVTSHPVQRNFVHLKITEAYSIIPGAPDLHVKQGSSLRLECQLMAAAESPLYVFWYRQGHMINYDEEPGVKVELTNSGSILMVNKTKPSHGGNYTCAPSNAKPAYVMVHVIEEEEKPAAMHGGDRRNVSPAIPASNFLVALLTAISWRIPSFTSLYPT